The region GCAGAAGTAAGTTCAGTTATGAACTAAGACCTCTTCGACCGATTCCTGTTCCTGGTATCACAAAGACCATATCCTTATGGGTTGTGGGACGTAATATTAATCATGTTTTGTATGTGGAGTTTGAAGATCATTTTGGTAACAAGGCCTCCCTACCATTAGGTAAGCTTAACTTTAGTGGTTGGAAGAAGTTAACTGTTGCTGTTCCTCCTAATATCAAACAACGTGATTATCACTATAATAACCAAATGGGTATTAAGATAACGGGGTTCAGAGTGGACTGTGATATCGATGATGCCTATGGTACCTATTATCTTTATTTAGATGACCTTCGGGTTGTTACCGATTTGTTTGCAGAGCAAAATCGTGATGA is a window of Spirochaeta cellobiosiphila DSM 17781 DNA encoding:
- a CDS encoding flagellar filament outer layer protein FlaA, which translates into the protein MRKIAFIIAISFISWGAFAQAGEPQADNIGVDTAQQNLQEISVHKFEDAAFWYATMDLEAGRVSLRRFEGGAIDKEPLASEQSVGIQEEDKYVLGAKTVFVRRSKFSYELRPLRPIPVPGITKTISLWVVGRNINHVLYVEFEDHFGNKASLPLGKLNFSGWKKLTVAVPPNIKQRDYHYNNQMGIKITGFRVDCDIDDAYGTYYLYLDDLRVVTDLFAEQNRDEDDMVDAW